In the Sebastes fasciatus isolate fSebFas1 chromosome 12, fSebFas1.pri, whole genome shotgun sequence genome, tggtcgacagtcgcaccgggagcagggggccccgtctttcctcagcagggagagagggcgcagtgaGCACTTTGTcaacggccccgggaagcacctttgccccgagcctttccaagccgacctagagccggtggcggcgcaccgcctcgtatgcgggactccccagcctgccgtgtgtcgctcacaccctccagctggctgttaacgagggtcttttgacacagagaagtactcgtatcggtactcggtatcggagagtacccaaatgtaagtacttgtactcggtctgaactCGGTGtactcggtgcatccctatttaaCTGTATGAAGGATCACCTCTTCTCCTGGTTGAACTTGCACCTGCAGTGGCCACCTGCAACAAGAGAAAAGACAAGGTGACTTTCTTCatatctgtgtatttgtgtgttgttAGAGACAGTTTATGACTCCGTATGTGTGGATAAGGGTGTGTGCATAATTTGCATCTCACTGAACAGGATGGTGATGCCAATGAGACAGAGGACAGCAGCTAGAATCAGGCCTCCAACACGCAGTCTGTGGTAGTCTACACAAACATGTCATTGGTCagcatttgaaaataaatcaatataataataaaatccaaGCAAAGAAACTTACAAAGGAAATTACACAGGAAACACCTTTAACTACAAGTTACAGCAAACTGCCCTTTATGTCAATGATACAGAGCAGTTCCATTAACTTCTAAATGTGAGAATAATACATTGGAAAATAATAGATTACCAAAGGTGAATGGATCCTCTTCCACTGCTGCAGCAGAAATGAATAGATGAGTCAGATGAAAGTTGGTTTGAGCAGCAGATAAATGAGAAACATCCACATATCAAACAGTGACATAATAAAGTCAACAGTACAAAGTTAGACGACCAAACACGGTGACCTAGTTTCATTCTCTCACTGATGACATAATcaatacatttcaacacagaaGAGACATTACACTCAATGTATATGAAAAATGGTGGTCTTATCTCATCATTTTaagatataaatataataataataataaaatagctATATCCTTTTTTAGGATGAAACCTAACCTATTACTCAAATATTTACTGTAGTTGGGCTgattgaggagaaaaaaagacatattaGTGTACTTACAGTTCTGTTCTTCCGCAAACCCCATGGACACAACTGCAAGAGttcagaaagacaaaaaaacagtgaaacacAGCTCGAGGCAACTCATTTTtggataattattattattaggcatAATGAGAgtggaaaagaaaggaaaatgaTCTCATTGCTGTaggtttttttaatattttattgataatttttt is a window encoding:
- the fxyd3 gene encoding phospholemman isoform X2 — translated: MLRQVSVDSVGRSTASSVKMSKIGALVLMTLVSMGFAEEQNLEEDPFTFDYHRLRVGGLILAAVLCLIGITILFSGHCRCKFNQEKRRRTGSNAQQMLSDQGRSCDC
- the fxyd3 gene encoding phospholemman isoform X4; the encoded protein is MSKIGALVLMTLVSMGFAEEQNLEEDPFTFDYHRLRVGGLILAAVLCLIGITILFSGHCRCKFNQEKRRRTGSNAQQMLSDQGRSCDC
- the fxyd3 gene encoding phospholemman isoform X1 encodes the protein MLRQVSVDSVGRSTASSVKMSKIGALVLMTLVSMGFAEEQNSVEEDPFTFDYHRLRVGGLILAAVLCLIGITILFSGHCRCKFNQEKRRRTGSNAQQMLSDQGRSCDC
- the fxyd3 gene encoding phospholemman isoform X3 produces the protein MSKIGALVLMTLVSMGFAEEQNSVEEDPFTFDYHRLRVGGLILAAVLCLIGITILFSGHCRCKFNQEKRRRTGSNAQQMLSDQGRSCDC